A DNA window from Chitinibacter fontanus contains the following coding sequences:
- a CDS encoding NADH-quinone oxidoreductase subunit M: MTGNLLSLAIWLPILAGLVVLATGSDKNAPAARWLALLGALASFLVTIPLYTGFDTFHGGMQFEELKPWIQSLNINYHLGVDGLSMFFVILNSFTTLMVVLAGWQVIEKRVAQYMAAFLIMSGLINGAFVALDAILFYVFFEAMLIPMYLIIGVWGGPNRVYASVKFFLYTLMGSLLTLVAFIYLYYQTGGSFEIAEYHRLPLGMAAQTLLLVAFFFAFAVKVPMWPVHTWLPDAHVEAPTGGSMVLAAITLKLGAYGFLRFALPIAPDASREYAWVFVALSLVAVVYIGMVALVQTDMKKLVAYSSISHMGFVTLGFFMFGGVSGNQLNAWAVEGALVQMISHGFVSAAMFFCIGVMYDRVHSRKIADYGGVANKMPIFAAFMMLFAMANSGLPATSGFAGEFMVVLGAVQVNFWYAVAAATTLIFGAAYTLWMYKRVIFGDVANDNVAELKDVNAREFLVLAILAIAVLGMGLFPKPFTDVMHQSVNDLIWHVSQSKLH, encoded by the coding sequence ATGACGGGTAATCTCCTCAGCCTTGCGATCTGGCTGCCAATCTTGGCGGGCTTGGTCGTGCTCGCAACAGGAAGCGATAAAAATGCTCCTGCTGCGCGCTGGCTGGCGCTTCTAGGCGCTTTGGCCTCTTTCCTTGTAACGATTCCGCTTTACACCGGCTTCGATACATTCCATGGTGGTATGCAGTTCGAAGAGCTGAAACCTTGGATTCAAAGCTTGAATATCAACTATCACTTGGGCGTTGACGGCTTGTCGATGTTCTTTGTGATATTGAACAGCTTTACCACTTTGATGGTGGTATTGGCTGGCTGGCAAGTGATTGAAAAACGTGTAGCGCAATACATGGCTGCATTCTTGATCATGTCAGGCTTGATCAATGGTGCGTTCGTTGCACTAGATGCGATTCTGTTCTACGTATTCTTCGAAGCCATGTTGATCCCAATGTACCTGATTATTGGTGTGTGGGGTGGTCCAAACCGTGTGTACGCATCAGTGAAGTTCTTTCTGTACACATTGATGGGTTCATTGCTGACTTTGGTGGCATTTATCTATCTGTACTACCAAACTGGTGGCAGCTTCGAAATAGCTGAATACCATCGCCTGCCTTTGGGTATGGCGGCGCAAACGTTGTTGCTGGTAGCGTTCTTTTTTGCCTTTGCGGTGAAAGTCCCTATGTGGCCCGTTCACACTTGGTTGCCAGACGCCCACGTTGAAGCACCTACTGGTGGTTCGATGGTATTGGCGGCGATTACGCTGAAACTCGGCGCGTACGGTTTCTTGCGATTTGCCTTGCCAATTGCTCCGGATGCCTCTAGGGAGTATGCGTGGGTATTCGTTGCATTGTCCCTCGTTGCAGTCGTATACATCGGTATGGTTGCTTTAGTGCAAACCGATATGAAAAAGCTGGTGGCTTATTCATCAATCTCTCACATGGGTTTTGTGACGCTGGGCTTCTTTATGTTCGGTGGCGTGAGTGGTAACCAACTGAATGCTTGGGCTGTTGAAGGCGCGCTGGTTCAGATGATTTCACACGGCTTTGTTTCGGCCGCGATGTTCTTCTGTATCGGTGTGATGTATGACCGCGTGCATAGTCGCAAAATTGCCGATTACGGTGGTGTTGCTAACAAAATGCCTATTTTTGCTGCATTTATGATGTTGTTCGCCATGGCCAATTCTGGTTTACCAGCAACATCAGGTTTTGCAGGTGAATTTATGGTCGTACTCGGCGCGGTTCAGGTGAACTTCTGGTACGCCGTAGCTGCTGCGACCACATTGATCTTCGGTGCGGCATATACCTTGTGGATGTATAAACGCGTGATTTTTGGCGACGTTGCAAACGACAACGTTGCTGAGTTGAAAGATGTCAACGCACGTGAATTCTTGGTTTTGGCTATTTTGGCCATAGCAGTATTGGGTATGGGTTTGTTCCCGAAACCATTTACTGATGTGATGCACCAGTCAGTAAATGACCTGATCTGGCATGTTTCACAATCCAAGCTCCACTAA
- the nuoN gene encoding NADH-quinone oxidoreductase subunit NuoN: MTWTSLNPWVATPEIFLLCAVCAILLIDLFISDAKRGITYVLTLLTLGVTAALVVSGHQPEARVGFSNSFLADALSDYAKLGMILGVALVLIYGRSYAKARKLYRGELFTLALFSLLGMMVMASAVNFLTLYVGLELMSLSIYAMVALNRESFASTEAAMKYFVLGALASGMLLYGMSMLYGATGSLDIFAIAHAIKQGNVNNLLVVFGLVFVVTGLGFKFGAVPFHMWVPDVYQGAPTPMTQLISTAPKVAVFVFTLRILAQALEGFAPDWRGMLMILAVLSIGLGNITAIAQTNIKRMFGYSTISHMGFVLLGLLVATPNGYAASFFYVISYVLMGAAGFGVLMLLSREGFEADQITDLKGLNQRSPWFALMMLFTLFSMAGIPVFLGFFAKLSVLKEIVNMQMVWLAVVAVAFSLIGAFYYLRVVKVMYFDDAETTASLEASLDAKVILSINCLLLLVLGLMPNSLMTVLIDAVQRSIIPGIH; the protein is encoded by the coding sequence ATGACCTGGACCAGTCTTAATCCATGGGTGGCAACGCCAGAGATCTTTTTGCTCTGCGCTGTATGTGCCATTCTGCTGATTGATTTATTTATCAGTGATGCAAAACGAGGCATTACCTACGTATTAACTTTGCTCACGTTGGGGGTGACTGCTGCACTCGTAGTTAGCGGCCATCAGCCAGAAGCGCGCGTAGGTTTTAGTAACTCATTTCTGGCGGATGCACTTTCAGATTACGCCAAGCTTGGTATGATTTTGGGCGTCGCCTTGGTGTTGATCTACGGACGTTCGTACGCAAAGGCGCGCAAGCTATACCGTGGTGAGTTGTTCACATTGGCACTATTTTCCCTGCTAGGGATGATGGTGATGGCATCGGCCGTTAATTTCCTAACGCTGTACGTAGGTTTGGAATTAATGTCCTTGTCTATCTATGCCATGGTTGCTCTAAACCGTGAGTCATTCGCTTCAACTGAAGCGGCAATGAAATATTTTGTACTTGGTGCATTGGCTTCAGGGATGTTGCTGTACGGTATGTCAATGCTGTACGGTGCTACCGGCAGCTTGGATATTTTTGCGATTGCCCATGCAATCAAGCAAGGTAATGTAAATAACCTGCTAGTTGTGTTTGGTTTGGTTTTTGTCGTTACCGGTTTGGGATTCAAATTTGGTGCAGTTCCATTCCATATGTGGGTGCCGGATGTGTATCAAGGTGCACCAACACCTATGACCCAGTTGATTTCAACAGCACCAAAGGTTGCGGTGTTTGTATTCACGTTGCGCATTTTGGCTCAAGCCCTTGAGGGTTTTGCGCCTGATTGGCGTGGCATGCTGATGATCTTGGCTGTGTTGTCGATTGGCCTAGGTAATATTACTGCGATTGCGCAAACTAATATCAAGCGGATGTTCGGTTATTCGACCATTTCACACATGGGCTTTGTCTTGCTCGGCTTGTTGGTAGCTACACCAAATGGATATGCAGCTTCATTCTTCTATGTGATCAGCTATGTATTGATGGGCGCAGCGGGTTTTGGTGTCTTGATGCTGTTGTCTCGTGAAGGCTTCGAAGCAGATCAGATTACTGACCTTAAAGGCCTCAATCAGCGCAGTCCATGGTTTGCACTGATGATGCTCTTCACTTTGTTCTCGATGGCTGGTATACCGGTATTTCTTGGCTTTTTTGCCAAATTATCGGTCTTGAAAGAAATCGTGAATATGCAAATGGTCTGGCTGGCTGTGGTCGCCGTGGCATTCTCATTGATCGGTGCTTTCTATTACCTACGGGTAGTAAAAGTCATGTACTTTGACGATGCTGAGACAACTGCGTCGCTCGAAGCTAGCCTTGATGCTAAAGTTATCTTATCGATTAACTGTCTGCTGTTGTTGGTGTTAGGTTTGATGCCAAACTCATTAATGACAGTGTTGATCGATGCGGTACAGCGCTCGATCATTCCGGGTATTCATTAA
- a CDS encoding DUF2818 family protein, producing the protein MQNLLLIGTLAALSANLPFFSEKVLFVWQPKSVSKHFVWRLLELALYFVLIGFIARLLEAQLSPVHEQNWQFYASTLALFTVLAWPGFVWRYFWRKSGL; encoded by the coding sequence ATGCAAAATTTGCTCTTAATTGGCACTTTGGCGGCTTTGTCCGCCAATTTGCCTTTTTTCTCTGAAAAAGTGCTGTTCGTGTGGCAGCCTAAATCCGTTTCTAAACATTTTGTCTGGCGTCTATTGGAGCTGGCATTATATTTCGTATTGATCGGTTTTATTGCGCGCTTGCTAGAGGCTCAGTTAAGCCCTGTGCATGAGCAAAACTGGCAGTTCTACGCCAGCACATTAGCGCTGTTTACTGTTCTGGCTTGGCCAGGTTTTGTATGGCGATATTTCTGGCGAAAATCTGGGCTTTAA
- the thrS gene encoding threonine--tRNA ligase: protein MPVVTLPDGSQRQFEAAVTIADVAASIGAGLARAALAGKIDGQLVDTSYLIDRDVNLAIITDKDADGLEVIRHSTAHLLAYAVKQLFPTAQVTIGPAIENGFYYDFSYERPFTPEDLVLIEKKMQELARQDIPVERYELSRDAAVEYFKSIGEVYKAEIIESIPADQTLSLYREGDFTDLCRGPHVPSTGKLKVFKLMKVAGAYWRGDSKNEMLTRIYGTAWAKKEDLAQYLHMLEEAEKRDHRKIGKQLDLFHMQDEAPGMVFWHPKGWTLWQTIEQYMRRKLNQHGYDEIRTPMVMDRTLWEKSGHWENYHDNMFTTESEKRDYAVKPMNCPGHIQVFNQGLRSYRDLPLRYAEFGSCHRNEPSGSLHGIMRVRGFVQDDAHIFCTEDQVQQEAAAFIDLLKEVYADFGFSEILVKLSTRPEKRVGTEESWDKAEAALAAALQSQGLEFEYLPGEGAFYGPKIEFTLKDCLGRLWQCGTLQIDPNLPERLGAEYVGEDNAKHRPIMLHRAVLGSLERFIGILIENFAGAFPVWLAPVQLVVMNISESQREYAQNVTARLNQSGLRAIADLRNEKITYKIREHSLQRLPYQLIIGDKERDAGLVAVRNRSGEDLGQMTVEALVALIQSELPKV, encoded by the coding sequence ATGCCAGTAGTTACTCTTCCTGATGGTTCGCAACGTCAATTCGAAGCTGCGGTCACAATTGCTGACGTTGCTGCAAGTATCGGCGCAGGGCTAGCGCGTGCTGCGCTAGCCGGTAAAATCGATGGTCAGTTGGTTGATACCAGCTACTTGATTGATCGCGATGTGAACCTTGCTATCATCACCGATAAGGATGCTGACGGTCTAGAGGTTATCCGGCACTCAACTGCCCACTTGCTTGCCTATGCTGTAAAACAACTATTTCCTACCGCTCAAGTCACCATCGGCCCAGCAATTGAAAACGGCTTTTACTACGACTTTTCGTACGAGCGCCCGTTCACACCTGAAGATTTGGTGTTGATCGAAAAAAAAATGCAGGAGCTGGCTAGGCAAGATATTCCTGTAGAGCGCTATGAATTGTCGCGCGATGCAGCGGTTGAGTACTTTAAGAGTATCGGTGAAGTCTATAAGGCCGAAATCATTGAATCAATTCCTGCTGACCAAACTTTGAGTCTGTACCGTGAAGGCGACTTTACCGATCTCTGTCGTGGCCCACACGTACCATCGACTGGCAAACTGAAAGTCTTCAAATTGATGAAAGTGGCAGGCGCTTACTGGCGTGGCGACAGCAAGAATGAAATGCTGACGCGCATTTACGGCACGGCTTGGGCCAAGAAAGAAGACTTGGCGCAATACCTGCACATGCTCGAAGAAGCAGAAAAACGCGATCACCGTAAAATCGGTAAACAGCTCGATTTATTCCACATGCAAGATGAAGCGCCGGGCATGGTGTTCTGGCATCCAAAGGGCTGGACGCTGTGGCAAACGATTGAGCAGTACATGCGTCGGAAACTCAATCAACACGGTTACGACGAAATCCGTACTCCGATGGTGATGGATCGTACTTTGTGGGAAAAATCCGGTCACTGGGAAAATTACCACGACAATATGTTTACGACTGAATCGGAAAAACGCGATTACGCGGTAAAACCGATGAATTGCCCTGGTCATATTCAGGTGTTTAATCAAGGTCTGCGTTCTTACCGCGATTTGCCGCTGCGCTACGCGGAGTTTGGCTCATGTCACCGTAATGAACCATCGGGCTCTCTGCACGGCATTATGCGCGTGCGTGGCTTTGTGCAAGATGATGCGCATATCTTCTGTACTGAAGATCAAGTACAGCAAGAAGCTGCAGCCTTCATTGATTTGCTCAAAGAAGTTTACGCTGACTTTGGCTTTAGCGAGATTTTGGTCAAGCTATCAACTCGTCCAGAAAAACGCGTGGGCACTGAAGAGAGCTGGGATAAAGCGGAAGCTGCGTTGGCAGCCGCTTTGCAGTCACAAGGCTTGGAGTTTGAGTATCTACCGGGTGAGGGCGCGTTCTATGGCCCGAAAATCGAATTTACGCTCAAAGATTGCTTAGGGCGTCTGTGGCAATGTGGCACTTTGCAAATTGACCCGAACCTGCCAGAACGTCTGGGTGCCGAGTATGTCGGAGAAGACAATGCTAAACACCGCCCGATTATGTTGCACCGTGCTGTGTTGGGCTCGCTCGAGCGTTTTATCGGTATTTTGATCGAAAACTTTGCTGGTGCATTCCCTGTTTGGCTCGCGCCGGTGCAGTTGGTGGTGATGAATATTTCTGAATCTCAACGCGAATATGCACAAAATGTGACCGCTCGTCTCAATCAAAGCGGACTTCGTGCAATTGCCGACTTGAGAAATGAGAAAATAACCTATAAAATCCGCGAACATAGCTTGCAACGTTTGCCGTATCAATTAATTATCGGTGACAAAGAACGTGATGCAGGTTTGGTGGCCGTGCGAAATCGCAGCGGTGAAGACCTAGGTCAAATGACAGTGGAAGCCTTAGTTGCGCTGATCCAGTCAGAATTGCCGAAAGTCTAA
- the infC gene encoding translation initiation factor IF-3, translating to MTIAAQDKGPRINGEITAREIRLQGVDGDQLGIVSLNQALQMAEDADVDLVEIAPNAQPPVCRLMDFGKFRYEEAKKKHAAKLKQKQVQVKEIKLRPGTDENDYQVKLRGAIRFLNDGDKCKFTLRFRGREMAHQEIGMAQLKRVEADLAELAVVEQYPRLEGRQMVMMLAPKKK from the coding sequence ATGACAATAGCTGCTCAAGATAAAGGCCCGCGGATCAATGGTGAGATCACCGCGCGCGAAATTCGTTTACAAGGTGTGGATGGCGATCAACTCGGTATTGTATCGCTCAATCAAGCTCTTCAAATGGCTGAAGATGCAGATGTCGATCTTGTTGAGATCGCACCAAATGCACAGCCACCAGTTTGCCGGTTGATGGATTTCGGCAAATTCCGTTACGAAGAGGCCAAAAAGAAGCACGCTGCCAAGCTCAAGCAAAAGCAGGTACAGGTTAAAGAAATTAAGCTGCGCCCAGGTACAGACGAAAATGACTACCAAGTTAAATTGCGTGGTGCGATTCGTTTCCTGAATGATGGCGATAAATGCAAATTCACCTTGCGTTTCCGTGGTCGTGAGATGGCTCACCAAGAAATTGGTATGGCGCAGCTCAAACGCGTTGAGGCAGATTTGGCCGAGTTGGCGGTTGTTGAGCAATATCCAAGGCTCGAAGGTCGTCAGATGGTCATGATGTTGGCACCGAAGAAAAAATAA
- the rpmI gene encoding 50S ribosomal protein L35 yields MPKMKTKSSAKKRFKVLGGGGVKRSHAFKRHILTKKTTKTKRQLRGTSMVDATNMGHVRAMLPYA; encoded by the coding sequence ATGCCAAAGATGAAAACCAAGAGCAGCGCGAAAAAGCGCTTCAAAGTGCTTGGCGGTGGTGGTGTTAAACGCAGCCATGCGTTCAAACGTCACATCTTGACCAAGAAAACCACTAAAACCAAGCGTCAATTGCGCGGTACCTCTATGGTCGATGCGACCAATATGGGTCACGTTCGTGCAATGTTGCCTTACGCTTAA
- the rplT gene encoding 50S ribosomal protein L20, with translation MPRVKRGVTARARHKKVLALAKGYRGRRKNVYRIAKQAVMKAGQYAYRDRRQKKRQFRQLWIARINAASRECGLAYSRFMNGLKKAGIVVDRKVLADLAVFDKPAFAAFVEKAKASLAA, from the coding sequence ATGCCTCGCGTTAAACGTGGTGTAACCGCTCGTGCTCGTCATAAGAAAGTTTTAGCCCTCGCTAAGGGCTATCGTGGTCGTCGTAAGAACGTCTATCGCATCGCTAAACAAGCGGTGATGAAAGCCGGTCAATACGCGTACCGTGACCGTCGTCAGAAAAAACGTCAATTCCGTCAATTGTGGATCGCGCGTATTAACGCCGCTTCACGTGAGTGCGGTCTGGCGTACAGCCGCTTCATGAATGGCCTGAAAAAGGCTGGCATCGTGGTTGACCGTAAAGTGTTGGCTGACTTGGCCGTATTCGACAAACCAGCTTTTGCTGCTTTTGTTGAAAAAGCTAAAGCTAGTCTCGCTGCCTAA
- the pheS gene encoding phenylalanine--tRNA ligase subunit alpha has translation MVANLQTLLEAGLAALDATNDPVELENVKAHYVGKQGEITQLMKQLASLPPEEKKSFGATVNQAKQAFDAALNAKRDSIAAQKLAAQLAAEALDISLPGRGTAKGGLHPVTLVQQRIETLFASMGFAVADGPEIENDFHNFEALNIPKNHPARAMQDTFYVENDGEPLVLRTHTSPIQVRYMLNNEPPIKIVAPGRVFRVDSDATHSPMFHQMEGLWVDENVSFADLKSVIVDFLRRFFERDDLEVRFRPSFFPFTEPSAEIDVKWSKGWMEVGGCGMVHPNVLKNVNIDAEKYTGFAFGIGLDRFAMLYYGVNDLRQFFENDVSFLSQFK, from the coding sequence ATGGTTGCGAACCTGCAAACGTTACTTGAAGCCGGTTTGGCCGCATTAGATGCGACCAATGATCCGGTAGAGCTAGAAAATGTTAAAGCCCATTACGTCGGTAAGCAGGGCGAAATTACCCAACTGATGAAACAACTGGCGAGTTTGCCACCGGAAGAGAAAAAATCGTTCGGAGCTACGGTAAATCAAGCCAAACAAGCTTTCGACGCTGCTCTCAATGCCAAGCGCGATTCGATTGCTGCCCAAAAGCTCGCCGCTCAATTGGCCGCCGAAGCATTAGATATCAGCTTGCCTGGTCGCGGTACTGCGAAAGGCGGTCTGCATCCAGTAACATTGGTGCAGCAGCGCATCGAGACGCTGTTTGCCAGCATGGGTTTTGCAGTGGCTGATGGCCCAGAAATCGAAAATGATTTTCATAATTTCGAAGCGCTAAATATTCCGAAGAATCACCCTGCGCGTGCGATGCAGGACACGTTCTACGTTGAAAATGACGGCGAGCCACTGGTATTGCGGACACACACATCGCCGATTCAAGTGCGGTACATGCTGAACAACGAGCCGCCGATCAAGATCGTCGCGCCAGGGCGTGTATTCCGCGTCGATTCGGATGCCACTCACTCCCCGATGTTCCACCAAATGGAAGGTCTGTGGGTCGATGAGAATGTGTCATTTGCTGATCTGAAGTCAGTGATTGTCGACTTCCTGCGACGCTTCTTCGAGCGTGATGATCTTGAAGTGCGTTTCCGCCCATCTTTCTTCCCGTTCACCGAGCCATCGGCTGAAATCGACGTGAAATGGTCAAAAGGCTGGATGGAAGTCGGTGGTTGCGGCATGGTGCACCCGAACGTGCTGAAAAACGTCAATATTGACGCTGAAAAATACACTGGCTTTGCTTTCGGTATTGGCTTGGATCGTTTTGCGATGCTGTATTACGGCGTGAACGATCTGCGTCAATTCTTCGAAAACGATGTGTCTTTCTTGTCTCAATTCAAATAA